A part of Deltaproteobacteria bacterium genomic DNA contains:
- a CDS encoding MtaA/CmuA family methyltransferase, translated as MTLRERFWNRFMGKDVDKTPCGSTTTYGVVALMDACGYARPLADTDPVAMTELAYAGHKYGQFEWVKAMGWDIVGLSEAFGCKLGTPQKDIQYSIHSHPYADSIENIEFPSDYLERGRFPMFKEHFRLLKEKVGDDLIIFGETEGPFTCAANLVGTEQYMKWIYKKPENVHRVLEVTKEAAIAAINFAFDNGADYYVLAEPTAGPALIRSKFFEKFVLPVLKEVVTRSKGPVVLHVCGNTDSIIDLMCDTGVVGISIEEKADMKKAVEIAHKKGTKVFGNVATATTLFSGTPEAVYQEATQALENGTDFLCPGCGIAPPSPLENLLQLKKARDDYFA; from the coding sequence ATGACCCTGAGAGAAAGATTCTGGAACCGTTTTATGGGGAAGGATGTGGACAAGACCCCATGCGGCAGCACCACCACCTATGGCGTCGTGGCCCTCATGGATGCCTGCGGGTATGCCAGGCCCCTTGCGGATACCGATCCGGTGGCCATGACCGAACTGGCCTATGCCGGACACAAATACGGCCAATTCGAATGGGTCAAGGCCATGGGATGGGATATCGTGGGCCTGAGCGAGGCCTTCGGATGCAAACTGGGGACCCCCCAGAAAGATATTCAATATTCCATCCATAGCCATCCCTATGCAGACAGCATCGAGAATATCGAGTTCCCGTCCGACTATCTGGAGCGGGGCCGGTTTCCGATGTTCAAGGAGCACTTCCGACTTCTTAAAGAAAAGGTGGGAGACGATCTGATCATATTCGGGGAGACAGAGGGTCCGTTCACCTGTGCCGCCAATCTGGTGGGCACGGAGCAGTACATGAAATGGATCTACAAAAAGCCCGAAAATGTGCACAGGGTCCTGGAAGTCACCAAGGAGGCGGCCATCGCCGCCATCAATTTTGCCTTTGACAACGGGGCCGACTATTATGTCCTGGCGGAACCGACTGCGGGCCCGGCACTCATCAGGTCGAAATTTTTTGAAAAATTTGTGCTTCCCGTGCTCAAAGAGGTGGTCACCCGCTCAAAAGGGCCGGTGGTGCTGCACGTGTGCGGCAATACGGATTCCATCATCGACCTCATGTGCGATACCGGGGTGGTGGGGATCAGCATCGAGGAAAAGGCGGATATGAAAAAGGCGGTGGAAATCGCCCATAAGAAAGGCACAAAGGTTTTCGGCAACGTGGCCACCGCAACCACCCTCTTCAGCGGAACGCCCGAGGCCGTATACCAGGAGGCCACCCAGGCCCTTGAGAACGGAACGGATTTTCTCTGCCCGGGGTGCGGAATCGCCCCGCCGTCCCCGCTGGAAAACCTGCTGCAGCTCAAAAAGGCCCGGGACGACTATTTCGCATAA